One Candidatus Kuenenbacteria bacterium HGW-Kuenenbacteria-1 genomic window, GGAGTAAATATAATTTCTGCTAAACAATTTTTATCTAAAGAAAAGAGAAATTTATCGGCTAGTTGGGTAAATTTTTTACCTAATGTAACAGAAGTTTTTGTAGAGTCAGAAACAAATATTTTAAATTCTAAAAATTTTATGTCAGTAAGGTAAAGTTATGTTTAAAAAAATTTTTCAATTTAAATTGATTTTTATTGTAATAGTAATAATTTTGTTAATTTTTTTTTATTCAACAAAACTATTATTGCCTTTAGAAAATTTTTTAAAAATATTTTTTCTACCTTTTCAATCAAAAACTTATCAAATAGCCAATAAAATTCATGAAAAAACCGTATTTTCAAAAGAGACAATAGAAGAAAATAAAAAATTAAAAAAAGAAATTCAGAAATTAATTGTTGAAAAATCACAAATAGAAGAATTATTTCAGGAAAATGAAGCTTTAAGAAAAGAATTAAATTTTATTAAAAAGAATAATATTCCTTTTATAATAACTCAAATTATCGGAGAAACAAATAATTTAGGTTTTCAAACTTTAATTATTAATAAAGGAGAGGCGGATGGATTAAGAGAAGGTTTACCTGTTATAATGCAAGGATTTTTAATTGGCAAAATTATTAAAGTAGATAAATATACAGCTCAAAT contains:
- the mreC gene encoding rod shape-determining protein MreC — encoded protein: MFKKIFQFKLIFIVIVIILLIFFYSTKLLLPLENFLKIFFLPFQSKTYQIANKIHEKTVFSKETIEENKKLKKEIQKLIVEKSQIEELFQENEALRKELNFIKKNNIPFIITQIIGETNNLGFQTLIINKGEADGLREGLPVIMQGFLIGKIIKVDKYTAQILPIIESHSLVAATIQNFSKTSGLVKGEYNLSLIMELIPKDIKIKVGDLVITSGLEENIPRGLIIGQVEKIISQPEELYQKAQINSSISFKNLNILTILLPLNKK